From the genome of Pelagicoccus enzymogenes:
CTGGCGGAGGGCTCGTACGAGCCCGCGCCGACGTTGCGCGCGGAGATAGGCAAGCCCGACGGGGGCAAGAGGCTGCTGGGGATCCCGACCGTATTGGACCGGGTGATACAGCAGGCGATCGTGAGGGTTCTGGGGCCGATATTGGATCCGGGCTTCAGCGAAAGCAGCTTCGGCTTCCGTCCCAATCGCTCGGCGCGCCATGCGGTCGAGCAAGTTGGCGACACCATAAAGTCGGGTCGGCGCGTGGCGGTGGACTTGGACCTGTCCAAGTTCTTCGACCGCGTCGATCATGATATATTGATGTCGAGCCTTGGGAGGAAGGTCCGCGACAGGCGCGTCCTGCGCTTGGTGGGCAAGTACCTCCGGGCGGGAGTCCAGGTCGACGGGCGCCTGCATGCGACGAGGGGGGGCGTGCCTCAGGGCGGTCCGCTTTCGCCGCTGCTGGCCAACGTGGTCCTGGACGAGCTCGACAAGGAGCTCGAATCGCGCGGCCATCGCTTCGCCCGCTACGCGGACGACTTCGTCGTACTCGTCAAGAGCCCTCGGGCTGGCGAGCGGGTGATGGCGAGCGTGAGGAAGTTCCTCGAGCGCAGGCTCAAGCTGAAGGTGAACGAGGGGAAGAGCCGCGTCGTGAAGGCGAGGGAACTGGAGTTCCTCGGCTTCGCCTTCGGAACCGGCGGGAAGATCGTGTGGAGCGAGAAGTCGCTTGGCGTGTTCAAGCGCCGGATACGCGAGTACACGTGCCGCAGCTGGAGCGTGTCCATGGAACGCCGCCTGCTCAAGCTCGCCCAGTACGTTCGCGGCTGGATGGGCTACTACGGCGTCAGCCGGACCTTCAAGGAGGCCAGGCGCCTGGACCACTGGATCCGGCGCCGCGTGCGCTGCTGCTACTGGAAGCAATGGAAGACGCACTCGAACCGGGTCAGGCAGCTCGTGTCCCTCGGGGTCGATCTGCGGACCGCGGTCAAGACCGCGGTGACCCGGCTGGGGCATTGGAAGATGTCCAAGACTCCAGGGGTGAGCCAAGCCCTGTCGAAAGGCTATCTCAAGGGACAAGGGGTTCCGTCCCTGGTGGAACTCTGGACCCGTGTTCACTATCCGGATACGTCCCGATAGCGTGTGGGAACCGCCCGGTGCGGATCCGCATGCCGGGTGGTGTGGGGGCCGCGGGAGTTAATGCCCGTGGCTACCCGATTTCGACTAGCAATCTTTTGGTTCCAGAGTCTGAATATGAATCGTTTTTCGTTCAGGATTTAGGGCCGAATTCTGTATTAGTACCTTGGATATTTCTTCTTTGGTTGTCGCCACGGTTCGCCCGTTCGCGGGATCAATCAAGATGGGTTCCTGTCCCCGCAATGCCGCGACAAATATATGATAGCCTACGGGAGAACGGTCTTCTCGAAAGAGTAGAAGAGAAACTGCGGGAAATCTACCCCGATTCGTTTCTTTTTCGATTACCTCCAGAGCAGCTTGAGTATCGTAAAGTTTGTCCTCTCCCTGTAAGCCAACTTCATCTTGTAAATCTTCGTTTCCGAATCCTTTCTTTTCGTAGAAAGAGATGCCAATTTTGTTGGTTGCTAAGACCCACAAGAAAACGATTTTATTCTCTATTTCCTCTTCTACTGTTTTCCAGAAGGTCGTTCCGATTCCAGAGCCGTAGTGTTGTGGATCGAGGTAGATAGCGGTTAGCTCTGTTGCTGTATTTAAATCTTCATCTCTTGATCTTCCGAAATTGAGAAACCCGAGGATCTTAGAATGGTCGTCCTCAACCACAAAAAGGAATCCGTTATTTTCTACGCAACCTCTCCACATTATTGCCCGCTTGGAAGGATCAAGTGAGGCTAGGAAGTCGGCTGGAAGCGAATTTTTGTACGCTTCCTGCCAAGAGCGAACGTGGATTTCCGCTATCCGATCAACGTCTTCTAGATTCGCTCTTCTTGCTTTCATCTTTCTTTGCACAACGTCAAATCCACACGATGGCGGCTTCGGTTGAGATTCCAAGTCTGTTGAGGTTGATTTCCATGGGGTCGTTATGAAAGAGGCGAGCGTTTTCCGCCATTGTGTGCGATGCCTGGTTGGCTGTATTTTAGGAAGCTATCTTCGAGCAAGATCTTCAGTTCGGAAAATTCACAATCGAGTGCCTTCGATGTGATCCAGACTGTACTGCTCCCTGTGTGTAGTTTCATAATCATTTTTTGAATCGGGCCTCGTCTCTTTGCATATTTTTTAGGATCGGAGACTAAAATGATCATTTGCTTTGAGCTCTGGACCTCAACTTCATCGACTCCATAAATATCATTCCAATCGATCCATCCGACACTGGAGGAGTTGGAATTCTCGAATATGCCCTTTGGTGATATGACCAATCCTGGCTTCCTATCGAAGAGCTTGGGTAGCGTACTCAAACCGAAGAGACCGAAGAATAGAATGCAAAGAGCAGCAATAATTCGTGCCATTTCAGGCGAATGACGAGTCTGAGTGTCAGCAATCGACCAAATGAAAACGCCAGCCACCACAAACGCTAAGGATAGCAGAGAGATGCCTACTATCTTTCCTTTGCTTAGGGAGATCGTAATGACGTTTTCGTCTGTATTCATTTTCTTAGCCAACGCCGAGTGCATACGATGGAGGAGGCGCAGCCTCCGGAATTGTATGTCACGACTTGTTCGGTATTATTGAACTACTAGAGGAGTGTATATTCCGCTACCTTGTTGGTAAACTGTTGGTAGTTTCCATGAATGCACCTCCTTTTGCTCGTTATTGGTTGTTTCGATGAAGGTAACTTCTATGACTTCACCTCCCTTTATAACATCAATATAGTAGTCACTGCCTTCCTTTGCTGTGAAATCAAATCGAATGATTTCCGATCTTCTGTATCCGGTAGCTGCCCAAAATCCAATTCTGTGATGACCATGAGGTAGGTAAACGGGATTCCCTGGAGATGCCTCTCGTGCTTCTCCGTCAATTTCTACGATAAAAATATTTCCTCCTTTTTTCCCAAGTAGGGTTCCCATAGTCACCGTTTCTCCGAGTAGAGTGACGTGTCCTTCTGGTTTGGTCGGAATATTTGTTGTTTTACAACCTGCAATCAGGCAAAAGAAGGCAAGCAAGGGGATGTGTATAATTTTCATTTGTTTATACCGAACAGTAGTATTATGCGTCAGATTTGTCGGGTTAATTTTCCGGGGTTATGCGACAAGAATTTAAGCGAAAATGCTTAGAGCGGTTGCATTTGTCAACGACTTAGGAAAAGTTGGTGTCGCATAACTCAAGTGGAGCTGTCCCGAGTTATGCGACCAGGAACTCAACACTAAACCCGTAATTGTATGTCGAATGAACCGGATCAGCCGGAATGGCTTCGCCGTGCCCGCCAGCTTTGGATAGCCGCAGGCACTCCCGCAGGATTGGACGAGGCGTGGAGCCCGAAGTGGATAAAGCGTTTCTTGAACTACCTGGAGAAGCGAAACGGGGGACGCTTGCCGTCTGCGTTGCCTAGCTACGCGGTGGCGCGCTCGTTCGAGCGGTTTTTGCGCGAGAATTGGAAGGTGGAGGATTGGCAGGTAGAGCAGGCGGGCAAGGCGGTGGACTGGTTGCTTGACGCAGCGGGTTCGCATGGGGGGGAGGTCGGTCCTGCGGAGATTCTGGCGCGCGCGCCGGTAGAGGTGCCTGCATCCCAGCTGGCTTCGCTCGAGCAGGTGGAGCGGTATTTCGTGGAGGAGGGTGGCATGGAGCGAGTGGTTCGGGTCGTCGCTCGCAGGAAGGGACGGGCCCTCTCCACGGAGAAGGGATACGCGATGTGGGTTGGCCGGCTGAGGAGATGGTGGGGCAAGCAGGCGTTGGGCGCGGTTTGCTTGGAAAGCCGGGAGCAGGCGGGAGAGGAGCTGGAGCGCGGGATCGCCGGGTTCCTGGACGGATTGGCAGTGGTGGAGGACGTGGCCCAGGCGACGCAAAACCAGGCCTTGAACGCCTTGATTTTCGCCTATCGCGCTTGCCTGGGGATGGAGCCCGGCGCTTTGCCTGACTACAGGGCATCGAAGCGCGGGAGGGTTCTGCCGGTGGTGCTGTCTCGCGACGAGATGGCGCGCTTCATGGCCTGCGTGGAGCCGAAGGCCCGCGCCCTGGTAAAGCTGATGTATGGGAGCGGGCTTCGGGTCAGCGAGGCGCTGCGGCTGCGGGTGAAGGACTTGGACTTCGCCTACGGCGTGGTGGTGGTTCGGGACGGCAAGGGCAGGAAAGATCGCCGGACGCCTTTGCCGGAAGGGTTGGTGGAGCCCTTGAAGGAGCACTTGCGGTCCGTTCGGGCTTTTTTCGACAGGGACAGGGCGGCTGGGGTAGATGGAGTCTACATGCCGAATCGATTGGACAGGAAGTACCCGAACGCCTCGAAGGAGTGGCCCTGGCAGTACGTGTTTCCGACGGAACGGTTGCAGAAGGATCCGCGCAGCGACGCGGTGAGGCGGCACCATTGGAACGACCGCTTCGCCCAGCGGGCTGTAAAGGATGCGGCGCGGGCGGCGGGCATCCACAAGCATGTGACTCCGCACGTGATGCGCCACTCATTCGCGACGCACTTGCTGGAGGACGGGTACGACATCCGCACGGTCCAGGAGCTGCTGGGGCATGCCTCGGTGGAGACGACGATGATCTACCTGCACGTGATGAACCGGCCTGGCATGCACGTTAAAAGTCCTTTGGGCGATCTGTGAGGCGGATTCTTGCCCTTTGGATGCGGTTTTTGAGAGGGGAGGTCTTTGGGGTGGGGTGGGATTTTCGCGACCAAGGTCGCTCCTACGTTCGGTTTGGGATGCGGCTTGGTGTTGATCCTGCAGCGCGGACGGCGTGGTGCCGAACGAAGTGACACGTCCAGCCGTCCCTCCAGAGGGGGGGGATCTTGCAACGCGGACGGCGTGGAAGCCGTCCCTCCAGTTGGGTTGACGAGGTGGTGGAATTGGGGATGGAGACGAGAAGCGTCTCGGGACGAGCCGCGCCACCTTGGGCTTGGCTTGGAAAGGATGAAGAGTGTCCGCTGGGACAGCGGCCGCTAGCTTGTTGGGTGGGGCGGATTATCGCGACCAAGGTCGCTCCTACGTTCGGTTTGGGATGCGGCTTGGTGTTGATCCTGCAGCGCGGACGGCGTGGAAGCCGTCCCTCCAGTTGGGGCTGCTAGATGAGCTCTTTGAGGTCTTGGAGGGTGATCTTGGCGTTGGCGGCTTCGCTGGCTTCGAAGACGTCGGCGAGCAGCTGGCGTTTTTGGTTTTGCAGCTGCAGGACCTTTTCTTCGACGGAGTCGCTGACGATGAGCTTGTAGCTGGTGACCACCTTGGTTTGGCCGATGCGGTGGGCGCGGTCGGTGGCTTGGGCTTCGGCGGCGGGATTCCACCAGGGGTCGAAGTGCACGACGGTGTCGGCGGCGGTGAGGTTGAGTCCGGTGCCGCCGGCTTTGAGGGAGATGAGGAAGATGGGTATGTCGTCGCTTTCGTTGAAGCGGTCGACTTCGGCCATGCGGTTGCGGGTGGAGCCGTCGATGTAGCAATAGGGGACGTTCTGGGAGTCGAGCTCTTCCTTGAGTATCGAGAGAAGGGATACGAACTGGGAGAAGACGAGGATGCGGTGGCCGCCGTCGCTGGATTCTTCGAGGAGTTCGAGGAAGGAGTTGAGCTTGGTGGAGGCGCTGGGCTCCAGCTTTTCGTCGAGCAGGCGGGGGTCGCAGCAGGTTTGGCGGAGGCGCAGGAGCTGGGTGAGGGTCTTCATGCGGAGGGCGCCTTCGCTGGCTCCGCTTTTCTCGAGCTGGGAGATTTCCTTTTCGGCGTGTTGGCGGGCGGCTTCGTAGGTCTTTTTTTGAGCGGGGGTCATCTCGAGGAAGAGGACTTGCTCGATCTTTTCGGGCAGCTCGGTGGCGACCTTGTCCTTGGTGCGGCGGAGGATGTAGGGGGCGGCTTGGTCGAGGATGCGGCGTTCGTGCCAGCGCCGCTCGTCGCCGCGGGCTCCGTTGGGGATGGGCTTCCAGCCGCCGGGCATAATGAAGTCCAGGAGCGACATTAGATCTTGGATACTGTTTTCGATGGGCGTACCGGTGAGGAGGATACGGCCGTCGGTTTGCAGGGCGGTGAGGGCCTTGGCGTTTTGGGTACGGCGGTTCTTGATGTGTTGGGCTTCGTCGGCGATGACGCAGAGGAAGTTGATGTCGGCGAAGCGTTTCTTGTCGCGGATGAGGGTGCCGTAGGAGGTGATGACGAGGTCGTAGGCCTGGGCCTGCTCGGGGGTTTTTATGCG
Proteins encoded in this window:
- the ltrA gene encoding group II intron reverse transcriptase/maturase; the encoded protein is MEAILDAENVSGAWKRVRANKGAAGVDGVSVEDFPGLFREAWPRLRERLAEGSYEPAPTLRAEIGKPDGGKRLLGIPTVLDRVIQQAIVRVLGPILDPGFSESSFGFRPNRSARHAVEQVGDTIKSGRRVAVDLDLSKFFDRVDHDILMSSLGRKVRDRRVLRLVGKYLRAGVQVDGRLHATRGGVPQGGPLSPLLANVVLDELDKELESRGHRFARYADDFVVLVKSPRAGERVMASVRKFLERRLKLKVNEGKSRVVKARELEFLGFAFGTGGKIVWSEKSLGVFKRRIREYTCRSWSVSMERRLLKLAQYVRGWMGYYGVSRTFKEARRLDHWIRRRVRCCYWKQWKTHSNRVRQLVSLGVDLRTAVKTAVTRLGHWKMSKTPGVSQALSKGYLKGQGVPSLVELWTRVHYPDTSR
- a CDS encoding GNAT family N-acetyltransferase — translated: MKARRANLEDVDRIAEIHVRSWQEAYKNSLPADFLASLDPSKRAIMWRGCVENNGFLFVVEDDHSKILGFLNFGRSRDEDLNTATELTAIYLDPQHYGSGIGTTFWKTVEEEIENKIVFLWVLATNKIGISFYEKKGFGNEDLQDEVGLQGEDKLYDTQAALEVIEKETNRGRFPAVSLLLFREDRSPVGYHIFVAALRGQEPILIDPANGRTVATTKEEISKVLIQNSALNPERKTIHIQTLEPKDC
- a CDS encoding STM3941 family protein; the encoded protein is MNTDENVITISLSKGKIVGISLLSLAFVVAGVFIWSIADTQTRHSPEMARIIAALCILFFGLFGLSTLPKLFDRKPGLVISPKGIFENSNSSSVGWIDWNDIYGVDEVEVQSSKQMIILVSDPKKYAKRRGPIQKMIMKLHTGSSTVWITSKALDCEFSELKILLEDSFLKYSQPGIAHNGGKRSPLS
- a CDS encoding integron integrase, translated to MSNEPDQPEWLRRARQLWIAAGTPAGLDEAWSPKWIKRFLNYLEKRNGGRLPSALPSYAVARSFERFLRENWKVEDWQVEQAGKAVDWLLDAAGSHGGEVGPAEILARAPVEVPASQLASLEQVERYFVEEGGMERVVRVVARRKGRALSTEKGYAMWVGRLRRWWGKQALGAVCLESREQAGEELERGIAGFLDGLAVVEDVAQATQNQALNALIFAYRACLGMEPGALPDYRASKRGRVLPVVLSRDEMARFMACVEPKARALVKLMYGSGLRVSEALRLRVKDLDFAYGVVVVRDGKGRKDRRTPLPEGLVEPLKEHLRSVRAFFDRDRAAGVDGVYMPNRLDRKYPNASKEWPWQYVFPTERLQKDPRSDAVRRHHWNDRFAQRAVKDAARAAGIHKHVTPHVMRHSFATHLLEDGYDIRTVQELLGHASVETTMIYLHVMNRPGMHVKSPLGDL